In Staphylococcus lloydii, the following proteins share a genomic window:
- a CDS encoding ABC transporter ATP-binding protein, whose translation MLIELSHVARKKQGKTILKDINWQINEGERWMLYGLNGAGKTTLLNILNAYEPNTSGQLSLFGMQPGKKGYSADNVRHQIGFVSNSLMNRFQDGEVVLDVVISGAFKSIGVFQQVTEEQRKTAKNLLKQLNMSQFENQYYGYLSTGERQRVLIARALMDKPKLLILDEPASGLDFISREEVLQSLEQMYADNPELAVIYVTHFVEEITQNIDYGFLLKDGQCYESGPIDTILTSDMLSEFFNKQVKVAYQNNRYALFMNELIK comes from the coding sequence GTGTTAATAGAATTAAGTCATGTAGCGCGCAAAAAACAAGGTAAAACAATTTTAAAAGATATTAATTGGCAAATTAATGAGGGTGAACGTTGGATGCTCTATGGATTAAATGGGGCAGGTAAAACGACTTTATTAAATATCTTGAATGCTTATGAACCGAACACTTCTGGACAACTTTCTTTGTTTGGGATGCAACCAGGTAAAAAAGGATATTCTGCAGATAATGTGAGACATCAAATAGGTTTTGTATCAAATAGTTTGATGAATCGATTTCAAGATGGTGAAGTTGTATTAGATGTAGTTATTAGTGGCGCTTTTAAATCTATAGGAGTCTTCCAACAAGTTACAGAAGAACAACGCAAAACGGCTAAAAATTTATTAAAACAATTGAATATGAGTCAATTTGAAAATCAATATTATGGGTATTTATCTACTGGAGAAAGACAACGTGTACTTATAGCTAGAGCTTTAATGGACAAACCTAAATTGTTAATATTAGATGAACCTGCATCTGGCCTAGATTTTATATCTCGAGAAGAAGTATTACAGTCATTAGAACAAATGTATGCCGATAATCCCGAATTAGCGGTTATTTACGTGACACATTTTGTAGAAGAAATTACTCAGAATATAGATTATGGCTTTTTATTAAAAGATGGGCAATGTTATGAAAGTGGACCTATTGATACAATATTAACGAGTGACATGTTGTCTGAATTCTTTAATAAGCAAGTGAAAGTGGCTTATCAAAACAATCGATACGCATTATTTATGAATGAACTAATTAAATAG
- a CDS encoding type I phosphomannose isomerase catalytic subunit — protein sequence MPLFLRPVFHTKVWGGSNLEQFGYNLPNHNIGEAWGISAHPNGNCEIINGPYKGETLNDVWTNHRELFGDFPSKDFPLMTKIVDANKPLSIHVHPDDAYAYENENGQYGKSECWYIIDAQEDAEIIYGLNVDSTEDAKSKIAAHDYTNLFNKIKVQPGEFYFIPAGTVHSIGEGVIAYETMQASDVSYRLYDYERHPLEGENRELQVDKATDVIEVYNENMNITPDTEMVENHKLTKLVSNDFFTIVKWVISGTLNYMKPREFVLVSILHGEGQVIIDGDIYDIKGGNNFILTSDDLDTVFEGEFEIIISYL from the coding sequence ATGCCATTATTTTTACGACCTGTTTTTCATACAAAGGTATGGGGAGGTAGCAACTTAGAACAATTTGGGTACAATTTACCTAATCACAATATCGGAGAAGCATGGGGGATTTCTGCACATCCAAATGGTAATTGTGAAATTATAAACGGGCCATATAAAGGCGAGACTTTAAATGATGTTTGGACAAATCATAGAGAATTATTTGGTGACTTTCCGAGTAAAGATTTTCCACTCATGACTAAAATTGTAGATGCGAATAAACCACTATCTATACATGTTCATCCTGATGATGCTTATGCTTATGAAAACGAAAATGGGCAATATGGTAAATCAGAATGTTGGTATATTATAGATGCACAAGAAGATGCAGAAATTATATATGGACTTAATGTTGATTCTACTGAGGATGCTAAAAGTAAAATAGCAGCACATGATTATACAAATTTATTTAATAAGATCAAAGTACAACCTGGAGAGTTTTACTTCATTCCTGCCGGGACAGTTCACTCTATTGGTGAAGGTGTTATTGCATATGAAACGATGCAAGCTTCAGATGTATCATATAGATTATATGATTATGAGCGCCATCCACTTGAAGGTGAAAATAGAGAACTGCAAGTAGATAAGGCAACAGATGTCATAGAAGTATATAATGAAAATATGAATATTACGCCAGATACGGAAATGGTAGAAAATCATAAATTGACTAAACTAGTGTCGAATGACTTTTTCACTATCGTGAAATGGGTTATATCAGGTACTTTAAATTATATGAAGCCTAGAGAATTTGTGCTTGTATCCATTTTACATGGCGAGGGTCAAGTAATTATCGACGGTGACATATATGATATTAAAGGTGGCAATAATTTTATATTGACTTCTGATGATTTAGACACAGTATTTGAAGGCGAATTTGAAATTATTATTAGTTACTTATAA
- a CDS encoding ArsR/SmtB family transcription factor: MTHQFQDLETATVESVTTFFKALSDGTRLRIVNLLAHEDCSVGHIAHTLNISQSNVSHQLRILKTANLVKAHRNGQSMIYSIDDTHVSSILNQSINHASH, translated from the coding sequence ATGACACATCAATTTCAAGATTTAGAAACAGCAACCGTAGAATCAGTAACAACTTTTTTTAAAGCTTTAAGTGATGGTACTAGGCTACGTATCGTAAACTTACTTGCTCATGAAGACTGTAGTGTAGGTCATATCGCTCATACATTGAATATTAGTCAGTCCAATGTCTCGCATCAATTGCGAATTTTAAAGACAGCTAACTTAGTAAAAGCTCATCGTAATGGGCAGTCTATGATTTATTCAATTGATGACACACATGTTTCTTCAATACTTAATCAATCAATAAATCACGCATCACATTAA
- a CDS encoding metallophosphoesterase family protein, whose protein sequence is MKFAVITDVHGNYDALETVLDDIDRRGDIDKIYNLGDNIGVGHETNKVLDDIFDRDDMEIISGNHDEAIMALVNGTPYPEDLKGKFYEHHQWIQQHLDEDYYDKLNNLPRVIEQTICGKKVLVIHYEIPNDKLDDTIDLQPFSPIETATEANMQSLFEDKNADLILFGHNHTVHLFDDKEKIYFNPGSVGLNNGPNAVYGIVTIDEKGIDIERVKVAYDNEEFLRGFDEKQVPGKQLIFDKFI, encoded by the coding sequence ATGAAATTTGCAGTTATTACAGATGTACATGGCAATTACGATGCGCTTGAAACAGTATTAGATGATATTGATCGTAGAGGTGATATCGACAAGATTTATAATTTAGGAGACAACATAGGCGTCGGTCATGAAACAAATAAAGTTTTAGATGATATTTTTGACCGTGACGATATGGAAATCATTTCTGGTAATCACGACGAGGCGATTATGGCACTTGTCAACGGCACACCATATCCTGAAGACTTAAAAGGTAAATTTTATGAACACCATCAGTGGATACAACAGCATTTAGATGAAGATTATTATGATAAATTAAATAACTTGCCACGTGTAATAGAGCAAACTATTTGTGGCAAAAAAGTGTTAGTTATCCATTATGAAATTCCTAATGATAAACTTGATGATACAATTGATTTACAACCTTTTAGCCCAATAGAAACTGCAACAGAAGCTAACATGCAATCTTTATTTGAAGACAAAAATGCAGATTTGATTCTATTTGGACATAACCATACAGTGCATTTATTTGATGATAAAGAAAAAATATATTTTAATCCAGGTTCTGTAGGTTTGAATAATGGTCCTAATGCTGTATATGGAATCGTAACAATTGATGAAAAAGGCATTGATATTGAACGTGTAAAAGTAGCTTATGATAATGAAGAGTTTTTACGTGGCTTTGATGAAAAACAAGTCCCTGGTAAACAACTTATCTTCGATAAATTTATATAA
- a CDS encoding Dps family protein: protein MTNNTQVVEVLNKQVANWTVAFTKLHNFHWYVKGPNFFSLHTKFEELYDEASQYVDDLAERILAVGGNPVATLKESLDISIIEEAGKGYKAEEMVEELSQDFTNVAKQLDEAIEVASNAEDDVTEDMFIGMQTNIEKHNWMLKSYLGQ from the coding sequence ATGACAAACAATACACAAGTAGTAGAAGTATTAAATAAACAAGTTGCTAACTGGACGGTAGCATTTACAAAATTACACAATTTCCATTGGTACGTTAAAGGACCAAACTTCTTCTCATTACACACAAAATTTGAAGAGTTATACGATGAAGCTAGCCAATATGTTGATGATTTAGCTGAACGTATTTTAGCGGTAGGCGGCAACCCAGTTGCTACATTAAAAGAAAGTTTAGATATTTCTATTATTGAAGAGGCTGGTAAAGGTTATAAAGCTGAAGAAATGGTCGAAGAATTATCTCAAGACTTTACAAACGTTGCAAAACAATTAGATGAAGCAATTGAAGTTGCTTCAAATGCAGAAGATGATGTTACTGAAGATATGTTTATCGGTATGCAAACAAACATCGAAAAACATAACTGGATGTTAAAATCATATTTAGGTCAATAA
- a CDS encoding EVE domain-containing protein, whose translation MSEETSYFWLNCGYNRWNHNEPLVGQTTLFESGAQFNPSQGFRAFKQAKVGDQVIFYQVQMDTGLLGYGEITSVQTGAQNKTRVHFELKAQLKPLTADYLKRSERLEFRMSNMKETLFNQITKEEFDLIVNLGKGEIKVPRYFFVSETEDFEEGETYTLFTHTYNGIKRNGYHFYTQLEQGDKVVFYDKNQDQSVIGLGEITRHIHEKPPIAGRTNSTAIEVYYEKDITPVSLSTLNKHPKLKNLYFLQENTKQAIASLSETQYESIVEMSENNGLKPQFESVSNEQMITEQDEDLKPFILLVVEPGEPGLKAAEDLLQKTNAHPVITTGHPDFTEDMLYGKYLPNETGALYFREGFITELMPRKDKSYLVIDNFNRIDPDVFQTFINVLEGYEVTMPRYNKDGNMIKWSRKKDSFYHFNPNWHIVGITYESLNDIKNHYSEQFLKYTRIVRVNQD comes from the coding sequence ATGTCAGAGGAAACAAGCTATTTTTGGTTAAATTGTGGCTATAATCGTTGGAATCACAATGAACCACTCGTAGGTCAAACCACATTATTTGAATCAGGCGCACAATTTAATCCATCACAAGGCTTTCGTGCATTTAAGCAGGCTAAAGTAGGAGATCAAGTTATCTTCTATCAAGTACAAATGGATACTGGGTTATTAGGCTATGGTGAGATAACTAGCGTGCAAACTGGTGCACAAAATAAAACTCGTGTACATTTTGAACTAAAAGCTCAATTAAAACCATTAACTGCTGATTATCTTAAACGTAGTGAACGTTTAGAATTCAGAATGAGCAATATGAAAGAAACATTGTTTAATCAAATCACTAAAGAAGAATTTGACTTAATCGTTAATCTTGGTAAAGGCGAAATCAAAGTTCCAAGATATTTCTTTGTGTCTGAAACAGAAGATTTTGAAGAAGGCGAAACATATACTTTATTTACACATACATATAATGGTATTAAAAGAAATGGTTATCATTTTTATACACAACTTGAACAAGGTGATAAAGTAGTTTTCTATGATAAGAATCAAGATCAATCAGTCATCGGGTTAGGTGAAATTACACGCCATATCCATGAAAAGCCACCAATCGCAGGAAGAACAAATAGTACGGCAATTGAAGTGTATTACGAAAAAGATATTACGCCAGTCTCATTATCGACATTAAATAAGCATCCTAAATTAAAAAACCTTTATTTTTTACAAGAAAATACTAAACAAGCGATTGCCAGTTTATCAGAAACACAATATGAATCTATTGTCGAAATGAGTGAAAATAATGGCTTAAAACCGCAATTTGAATCTGTTAGTAATGAACAAATGATTACAGAACAAGATGAAGATTTAAAACCGTTTATCTTGTTAGTTGTGGAACCAGGTGAGCCAGGGTTGAAAGCCGCCGAAGATTTGTTACAAAAAACAAATGCGCATCCTGTCATTACAACAGGTCATCCTGACTTTACAGAAGATATGTTATACGGCAAATATTTACCTAACGAAACGGGTGCCTTGTATTTTAGAGAAGGATTTATTACAGAACTCATGCCTAGAAAAGATAAAAGTTATCTAGTGATTGATAATTTTAATCGTATAGATCCAGATGTTTTTCAGACGTTTATCAATGTACTGGAAGGTTATGAAGTGACAATGCCAAGATATAATAAAGATGGCAATATGATTAAATGGTCACGTAAAAAAGATTCGTTTTATCATTTTAATCCTAATTGGCATATTGTTGGTATCACTTATGAAAGCTTGAATGATATAAAAAATCATTATTCGGAACAATTTTTAAAATATACGCGTATAGTTAGAGTGAATCAAGATTAA
- a CDS encoding FadR/GntR family transcriptional regulator, with amino-acid sequence MKISNSKIYEQVADLLLEQIKSDEFEIGDKLPSIQKLATTYGVSVASIREALNALRTIGVIEIKQGYGTIVKQKEPTFFEIGEKFNSLGQIKELLELRQIIESATAAKAAKLRTNEDLKIMRHYLNEMGKAVSDGTSGEEADLEFHLTIAKATNNSLLVDLMNNISDLMKDSMKETRKIFIYSRQKTMEILQDEHEKIFNAIEQQDDKLATQCMNTHLTTVIDTTLANFNEQNNEL; translated from the coding sequence ATGAAAATTTCAAACTCAAAAATATATGAACAGGTAGCTGATTTACTATTAGAACAAATTAAATCAGATGAATTTGAGATTGGAGACAAGCTACCATCAATTCAAAAATTAGCTACAACATATGGTGTGAGTGTAGCATCGATAAGAGAGGCATTAAATGCGCTAAGAACGATAGGTGTAATTGAAATAAAGCAAGGGTATGGTACGATCGTTAAACAAAAAGAACCCACTTTCTTTGAAATAGGTGAGAAGTTTAATTCGCTAGGCCAAATTAAAGAATTATTAGAATTAAGACAAATTATTGAAAGTGCAACAGCGGCTAAAGCTGCTAAATTGCGAACTAATGAGGATTTAAAAATAATGCGTCATTATTTAAATGAAATGGGGAAAGCCGTTTCTGATGGGACTTCTGGAGAAGAAGCGGATTTAGAATTTCATTTAACTATAGCAAAAGCTACTAATAATTCATTACTTGTAGATTTAATGAATAATATTTCAGACTTAATGAAAGATTCTATGAAAGAGACTCGTAAAATTTTCATTTATAGTAGACAAAAAACAATGGAAATACTTCAAGATGAACATGAAAAGATATTTAATGCGATAGAACAGCAAGATGATAAGTTAGCAACGCAATGTATGAATACACATTTAACTACAGTCATCGACACTACTTTAGCTAATTTTAATGAGCAGAATAACGAATTGTAA
- a CDS encoding SDR family oxidoreductase: MSTLVIGANGGIGRILIQQLKDANESFTAGVRKEAQVDELKNADIDAILVDVENDSIESLTDKFKGFDNVVFSVGSGGSTGPDKTIIVDLDGAVKSIEASKASNVKKYVMVSTYDSRREAFDPSGDLKPYTIAKHYADEHLKNSGVNYTIVHPGGLLDDAGTNKIEAAAFFEGRGSIPREDVASVLKEIVTTEGYNNSEFQIISGKESITDALKNYK; the protein is encoded by the coding sequence ATGAGTACTCTAGTTATTGGAGCAAATGGTGGCATTGGTAGAATTTTAATACAACAACTTAAAGATGCAAATGAATCTTTTACAGCTGGTGTAAGGAAAGAAGCGCAAGTTGATGAATTAAAAAATGCCGATATAGATGCAATATTAGTCGATGTTGAAAATGATAGTATTGAATCTTTAACAGACAAATTTAAAGGTTTTGATAATGTCGTATTTTCAGTCGGTTCTGGTGGCAGTACTGGACCAGATAAAACGATAATTGTCGACTTAGATGGTGCCGTGAAGTCAATTGAAGCTAGTAAAGCAAGTAATGTAAAAAAATATGTGATGGTTTCAACTTACGATTCACGTAGAGAAGCTTTTGATCCAAGTGGAGATCTTAAACCATACACAATTGCAAAACATTATGCTGATGAACACTTAAAAAATTCTGGTGTGAATTACACTATTGTACATCCCGGTGGTTTATTAGACGATGCAGGGACTAATAAAATTGAAGCAGCAGCATTCTTTGAAGGTAGAGGGTCTATACCTCGTGAAGACGTGGCTTCAGTCTTAAAAGAAATCGTAACGACAGAAGGATATAACAATTCAGAATTTCAAATTATAAGTGGTAAAGAATCAATTACCGATGCATTAAAAAATTATAAATAA
- a CDS encoding thiol-disulfide oxidoreductase DCC family protein: MPIIYYDGGCVYCYNFAIWLIQNGLSTRYQFATLKGSTGQQLQQEYPEARRFDSVILQEGDNLQFKSDAIATLITSLTNFKWLGVLIRITPKFIRDFGYNLFANNRNNMWKTHWHKPDDYEQSFFID; encoded by the coding sequence ATGCCAATCATTTATTATGACGGAGGTTGTGTTTATTGTTATAACTTTGCTATTTGGTTAATTCAAAATGGATTATCTACGCGTTATCAATTTGCCACTTTAAAAGGTTCTACAGGTCAACAGTTACAGCAAGAATACCCAGAAGCGAGACGTTTTGATAGTGTGATATTGCAAGAAGGAGATAATTTGCAATTTAAATCAGATGCCATCGCAACATTGATTACGTCATTAACTAATTTTAAATGGCTAGGTGTGTTAATAAGAATTACCCCTAAATTTATTCGTGATTTTGGCTACAATTTATTTGCAAATAATAGAAATAACATGTGGAAGACACATTGGCATAAGCCTGATGACTATGAACAATCATTCTTTATAGATTAA
- a CDS encoding HAD family hydrolase, whose translation MNDVKAIFLDMDGTILHKNNLVSEQSASIISTLREAGYKVFLATGRSHDEIKYLVPNNFEVDGIISSNGTLGVVHDEIIFQHSLSLNSVNEIVRRAQEQHIYYEVFPFEAQRAILKEDREWTTAMLQGDVPPGNVGESEWSSRKDALEHKVNWVSNIDFNSFSKIYLFATDYDAITQLRAQLVEDQDELQITVSNSSRYNAETMAYNVDKGTGIKEMIEHFGIQQHETLVIGDSDNDRAMFAFGHYTVAMKNARPEIQALAQEVTSLTNEEDGAALYLQDKFLI comes from the coding sequence ATGAACGATGTTAAAGCAATATTTTTAGATATGGATGGTACAATTTTACATAAAAATAACTTAGTGAGTGAACAAAGTGCGTCAATCATTAGTACCTTAAGGGAAGCGGGTTATAAAGTATTTTTAGCGACTGGAAGATCACACGATGAAATAAAATATCTTGTGCCGAATAATTTTGAGGTCGACGGTATTATTAGCTCTAATGGTACATTAGGGGTAGTGCATGATGAAATTATTTTCCAACATAGTTTATCGCTAAATAGTGTTAATGAAATCGTCAGACGTGCACAAGAACAACATATATATTATGAAGTTTTTCCTTTTGAAGCACAACGTGCTATTTTAAAAGAAGATCGTGAATGGACTACGGCAATGCTTCAAGGAGACGTGCCACCTGGTAATGTTGGTGAGAGCGAATGGTCTTCAAGAAAAGATGCATTAGAACACAAAGTGAATTGGGTGTCTAATATTGATTTTAATAGTTTTTCAAAAATATACTTATTTGCTACTGATTACGATGCGATTACGCAGCTTAGAGCACAGCTCGTTGAAGATCAAGATGAATTACAAATTACCGTTTCAAATTCTTCTCGCTATAATGCAGAAACAATGGCATATAATGTCGATAAAGGAACCGGTATTAAAGAAATGATTGAACATTTTGGTATACAGCAACATGAAACATTAGTGATAGGAGATAGTGATAATGATAGAGCAATGTTTGCTTTTGGTCATTATACAGTTGCAATGAAAAACGCACGTCCAGAAATTCAGGCGCTCGCTCAAGAAGTAACGTCTTTAACTAATGAAGAAGATGGTGCAGCATTATATTTGCAAGATAAATTTTTAATCTAA
- the glmS gene encoding glutamine--fructose-6-phosphate transaminase (isomerizing), which produces MCGIVGYIGYDNAKELLLEGLEKLEYRGYDSAGVAVVNDEGTTVFKEKGRIAELRKVADSEDTDGNVGIGHTRWATHGVPNHENSHPHQSSTKRFTLVHNGVIENYEELRNEYLSDVTFLSDTDTEIIVQLVEHFSNEGLATEEAFSKVVSLLEGSYALGLIDSHDKDTIYVAKNKSPLLIGVGDNFNVIASDALAMISVTNQYKEIHDHEIVIVKRDSVTIKDTDGNVQERDAYTAQIDASDAEKGVYDHYMLKEIHEQPAVMRRIIQEYQDDNGDLKVDKEIVKDVSEADRIYIIAAGTSYHAGLVGKEFIEKWAGVPTEVHVASEFVYNMPLLSKKPLFIYISQSGETADSRAVLVETNKLGHKSLTITNVPGSTLSREANHTLLLHAGPEIAVASTKAYTAQIAVLSILSQIVAKEHGITTDVDLLRELAKVTTAIEAVVDDADVMEQIATDFLRTTRNAFFIGRTIDYNVSLEGALKLKEISYIQAEGFAGGELKHGTIALIEEGTPVVALATQANVNLSIRGNVKEVVARGANPCIISMDGLNKDGDTYVIPPVHELLTPLVSVVALQLISYYAALHRDLDVDKPRNLAKSVTVE; this is translated from the coding sequence ATGTGCGGAATAGTAGGATATATTGGTTATGACAATGCTAAAGAATTATTATTAGAAGGTTTAGAAAAATTAGAGTACCGTGGTTATGATTCTGCAGGTGTTGCAGTAGTAAATGATGAAGGTACTACAGTATTTAAAGAAAAAGGTCGTATTGCTGAATTAAGAAAAGTTGCGGACAGCGAAGATACAGATGGTAACGTAGGTATAGGACATACACGTTGGGCAACTCACGGCGTACCAAACCATGAGAATTCACACCCTCACCAATCAAGTACTAAACGTTTTACATTAGTACATAACGGTGTAATCGAAAACTATGAAGAATTACGTAATGAATACTTATCAGATGTGACATTTTTATCAGATACTGACACAGAAATTATTGTGCAATTAGTTGAACATTTTTCAAACGAAGGATTGGCAACTGAAGAAGCATTTAGTAAAGTTGTGTCATTATTAGAAGGTTCTTATGCTTTAGGATTAATTGATAGTCACGATAAAGATACGATCTATGTTGCTAAAAATAAATCACCATTACTCATTGGAGTAGGAGATAACTTTAATGTCATCGCTTCTGATGCCTTAGCTATGATCTCAGTTACTAATCAATATAAAGAAATTCACGACCATGAAATTGTTATCGTGAAACGTGATAGTGTAACGATTAAAGATACTGACGGTAATGTACAAGAAAGAGATGCATATACGGCACAAATCGATGCATCTGATGCTGAAAAAGGTGTCTATGACCATTACATGTTAAAAGAAATACATGAACAACCAGCAGTTATGCGTCGTATTATCCAAGAATATCAAGATGACAATGGCGATTTAAAAGTTGATAAGGAAATCGTTAAAGACGTTTCTGAAGCGGATCGTATTTATATTATTGCGGCTGGTACTAGTTACCACGCAGGTTTAGTGGGTAAAGAATTTATCGAAAAATGGGCAGGCGTACCTACAGAAGTACATGTAGCATCAGAATTCGTTTATAACATGCCATTACTATCTAAAAAACCATTATTCATCTATATTTCACAATCAGGTGAAACAGCAGATAGCCGTGCTGTACTAGTAGAAACTAATAAGTTAGGTCATAAGTCTCTAACAATTACAAACGTACCTGGATCTACTTTATCTCGTGAAGCAAACCATACATTGTTACTTCATGCTGGTCCAGAAATTGCAGTGGCATCTACTAAAGCATATACTGCACAAATCGCAGTGTTATCAATCTTATCGCAAATTGTAGCTAAAGAGCATGGCATTACGACTGATGTAGATTTATTACGTGAATTAGCTAAAGTTACGACAGCGATTGAAGCGGTTGTTGACGACGCTGACGTAATGGAACAAATTGCTACAGATTTCTTAAGAACTACACGCAATGCATTCTTTATTGGTCGTACAATCGACTACAATGTAAGTTTAGAAGGTGCTTTAAAACTTAAAGAAATTTCATACATTCAAGCAGAAGGATTTGCTGGCGGTGAATTAAAACACGGTACTATTGCGCTTATCGAAGAGGGTACACCTGTTGTAGCATTAGCAACTCAAGCAAATGTTAACTTATCAATCCGTGGTAATGTTAAAGAAGTTGTGGCACGTGGAGCTAACCCTTGTATCATTTCTATGGATGGCTTAAATAAAGATGGTGATACTTACGTGATTCCACCTGTTCATGAATTATTAACGCCATTAGTATCTGTTGTAGCATTACAACTTATCTCTTATTATGCAGCATTGCATAGAGACTTAGACGTAGATAAACCACGTAACTTAGCAAAATCAGTTACAGTTGAATAA
- the czrB gene encoding CDF family zinc efflux transporter CzrB → MTHNHDHGHNHDHSHGHVHTNNKKVLLFSFIIIAAFMIIEIIGGFVANSLALLSDGLHMFSDAVSLGVALVAFIYAEKHATLSKTFGYKRFEILAALFNGVTLFVIGIIIIIEAIQRFFKPTEVQSTEMFVISVIGLLINIVVAILMFSGGDTKENINMRGAFIHVLGDLLGSLGAIIAAILIWTMGWTIADPIASIIVSILIIKSSWGITKSSLNILMEGTPSNINSKTIINTILEEDAISAVHDCHIWTISNDLNALSCHAVVSSDMTVEACEQLLERIEDKLYHLNVNHMTIQLETDKHKHEEYTLCTSVQHSH, encoded by the coding sequence ATGACCCATAATCACGATCACGGCCACAACCACGATCATAGTCATGGTCACGTTCATACAAATAATAAAAAAGTATTATTATTTTCATTTATAATCATTGCTGCCTTTATGATAATCGAAATTATTGGCGGTTTTGTAGCTAATAGTTTAGCCTTACTTTCGGATGGCTTACACATGTTTAGTGATGCCGTTTCATTAGGCGTAGCTTTAGTCGCTTTTATTTATGCAGAAAAGCATGCCACTTTAAGTAAGACCTTTGGTTATAAACGTTTTGAAATTTTAGCCGCTTTATTTAATGGGGTTACTTTATTTGTAATAGGTATCATCATAATTATCGAAGCGATACAACGCTTTTTTAAACCAACAGAAGTTCAATCTACAGAAATGTTTGTCATTAGTGTGATAGGTCTACTTATTAATATAGTAGTTGCAATTTTAATGTTTAGTGGCGGCGATACAAAAGAGAATATCAATATGCGTGGCGCTTTTATTCATGTGCTTGGAGATTTACTAGGCTCATTAGGTGCTATTATTGCTGCTATTTTAATATGGACAATGGGTTGGACTATTGCCGATCCCATTGCTAGTATAATTGTTTCTATCTTAATTATTAAAAGTAGCTGGGGTATTACGAAATCATCACTAAATATATTGATGGAGGGTACACCTTCAAATATCAATAGTAAAACTATTATAAATACTATTTTAGAAGAAGATGCTATCTCAGCGGTTCATGATTGCCATATATGGACGATTTCAAATGATTTAAATGCGCTAAGTTGCCACGCTGTTGTCTCTTCTGATATGACAGTTGAAGCCTGCGAACAACTACTTGAAAGAATAGAAGATAAATTATATCATCTCAATGTTAATCACATGACAATACAATTAGAAACAGATAAACATAAACATGAAGAATACACCCTCTGTACTTCAGTACAACACTCACATTAG